ATGTATTTGCCTAATATGGAATATATaatgtaaataaataacagAGTGCCAAATTACCAGTGAGATTGTTAACAATTGAGCCACTGATGACTGAATGAATCATGACAATTTACTTTCGACACTTAAATTTTATAGAGTTGGttacggtttcacgaatctttatttgtggaACGGGTCAATCGTactgatatttacaataaaaagtaatacacttagcataaaaaataaaaattttaatggatgacctaaataagagatccgtctcataaaatacgacccgtgaaaccgtctcacacaagtttttgtcaattttatATCACTATTTAAatcttaaattattttttaatggtTAAGCATGTTAATCATggcaataattattttatgtttCCAAAATATTTCCCCCCTAATTTTCTTATGAAgtataaaatataaagaaataaaaacttgaatgaaaaaatttatttactttttgtctcttgtttttcatgcttgtttataaatttatttaaaataatatgttgCTCTTCTTAACAACTTATATTCATCAATTTCAAGGGTATTGATTGCATGGAGTGATTTAATCTTGTGGTTACAACTGTTCATTTAATTAATAGTTGTTGCACCATATAATATTAAGTTATATTAGTTGTGttgtatttattaattattacaaAGCAAATTGTACatgtgatgatgatgatgaacaAACAGATTAAGTGGATCTAATTAATGTAACTAAATAATCTCAACTCTTTGTATAGTTAATTTTTGAGTGCTTCATCAAAGCTTAACATGTGTGTTTCATAATTGTTATACTGCATTGATTGTCTCTATTTGTTAGAGTATTCGAAACGCGGTGTTTGAGTTGTTATCCGATTTAAAATATTCGAGTTTTACCGCTACCAGTTATAGATTTTGATAAAGTCGCAAACGATCGATATCATTTATATGTTTGATTTAAATAATGTAGGAAAACAAAAATGAGTAAATCACGATATGTGTTTGAAACAACtacgttatatatatatatatatatataatatatatatatatatatattcacaatctcaattatttttttatatcttttataaataaatacggaataggtctcttgtgagacggtatcacgaaactttatctgtgagacgggtcaaactaaccgatattcataataaaaattaatactctcagcataaaaagtaatactttttcatggatgacccaaataagagattcgtctcacaaaatatgacccgtgagaccgtctcacacaaatttttgccataaaTACGTGTTAATCAACaaagtttaaataaatttcaaacattcgaattaatttaaaaaattatgatcGGATGCGTTGTGATTTGACTTTAAAACTCAGACCCCAAGTGCAGATGAAGAAATCAACTTCCAGCCATGAAAGACCAGCAATGGTGGCGCAAGAGTGGGGAAACTCAATTGGGATTTGAGCAAAATATTAGTATAATTAGGGGGCTTAAATTAAGATTAAGTAGGGTGGaccatacatacatatatggaTCGAATCCCTAGTATAATGTTTAATACTTTGTCGGCCAAACAACACCAACAAACAAAGATTTATGGGATCGGAttcaatattataaaataaccCTTTTTACCATGTTCATTCAAAGGGGATTTTGCCATGTTATCTGCATAGGTCGTGCTCTTAACAACTCAACACACGACACATGTGCTCAGCAGATAAATCATTGTTACTCATTCAACCATGATGTATGGATGAATGATCATGATTCATCACTCAACACACGTCTCATGTACTGAACGGATGATAACACTGCTGATACGAACATCTACCAAGTCAttcaagacaaaaacttgtgtgagaaagtctcacgggtcgtattttgtgagacatatatcttatttgggttatccataaaaaatattactttttatgctaagagtattactttttatataaatatcggtagggttgtctcacaagatacctactcgtCATTCAAAGGTACATTGGTGGCTTTAGGATTtcacatatatttttaaaattttcacctGTTAAATCAAAGTAAATTCTAAGTCAACATGTAtttgatattttcttcttcaacaTCATCTATTTCAGTGCTCAATCTTTTGAAGTAGTAACTTTATGCCATTGTTTTGTTTAAAAGTGAGAACCGGTTTGTTGGAATGATGCTACTAATAAGTGATCTTAAAAAATTTCGCGCTTTTCGTGTTTAAAAATTTCTGATGAAAGGAACAGTTACTGAGGAGATGATtgtttatgtccaataattattcATGTTAGAAAAATAACTAACATGTGATGTTTAGACTCttgaatgatttaaaaatattaaattcatgCGGTTATATTAACTATGATTTTTGATAAAAAGTAAGCGGAACCGTAATTCTCAACAACGGTACAAAATTTTATCACGCAATCATGgttgttaattaaataattaattaaatgaacTGGGCTCCCCCCTCGAGGCCCAGAAACAACGCTTGCGCCGTGTGGATGCTTGGGCCTTTCTCACTTCGTAACTAATACTATCTAatctaataatatataatagCAATCAATTAAATTATTAGATTACTAATCCcataaatgattatttttatcatgtgtcataattccataattaatgCAACTTGACATAAAGTCAATTTCCCAACTGTAAAACACTGTCTCGGTCACAATTTTACTGATTttgttctttttttaaaaaattctaaatgaaataaatccataacatgttttattttattttagtttaataaaatatatagatCCACGACAAATAATCCTAGAGTGAGCTGGATAAGAAAACCTTtgcttatttaattattttgaatttgaatttttagcCGCTCAATTATGTGATCAGTAGTTAATTTCCAACTACTTAATTGTATTAGTGTACTAGTTTCTCGCATTTGAGACATGACGGAagcttaaaattttaattttcgacAGTCGAAAAGTTATTGGGCATCTTGTAGTTCTAAATATTTTCATTGGATGTTTATTGAATGCTGCATTTAGCGTTTTAACGGTTGACTACAACTATTCATTATTTTAAGGGATATAACTCTTATTGTATCTCCCTCGAACAAGCAACTGGAATTTTTCGTTCTTCGATCTCCAATAATTATGTCCACTGTTGAAAGTTATGTTCCTCGTCTAGATAGTACTAGAAATCTAGTTGAAATTTGTGTCGAGAATCAATGACTGGAAGGTGACGGCAATCTGGAGGTGACACGACGAGTGGTGGTTGTGAGGTGATGGCTGAAATCTTAGTCAAAACCGAGGAGGTGGCCTAGTTGTTGAGTTGAAATGAGAGAGAAATTTTCTTGACTGCAAATTTGAAACACAATGTCgcatttataaaattaatggaTGATGTAGAATCCCATTAGGATTCTTGCTAATAGCTTTGCGAACTATGATGCTTACTAGTAGGTGTTTGAGTGGATGTTTCAGCTCAACTGGTCAAAATTTCTATTAGTGGTCTAATCTAAGTATATTATTATCTATATAATTTAAGCTTTTTTAGATTATGTGATCTCATCTAGTTATAGTTTGACTAGGATATTTCAATCAAATGAGTCAAAACTCATATCGGGTATTTTGTCTATCCAAAACACCCACTAGTTAGAGTTTTACTAGGATACTCCAAACACAATTCATTAAACAATCTATGATCATGGTTTCATCATAATTTCGATCGATCATATATGAGCGATGTGGAGAGAGTACAGACCTCGTTATAATAATGCAAagtcaaatttttcaaaaaacaacTTACTCATAGTAACTTCTACTAACTCTATTTTGGCAGCTGTCAATTATAAAACTTTTTCACATATTTCAGGCATTTGTATTATACTTACGAATTTAGCAGTCATGCTAATTTTCACTTTTAAATATGAAATTCACTAATAAACACTTTATATGACGTGTTCGATCTCCATCAAACACAACcatcaaattcaactccttgaatttgattatctcaacgggaacataAAATCCAATGTTTATATAACCCTCAATAGTTCAGAATACAGCTAGTCGTGGTTCACAACTCATGTGATTCGAGACAACATGTGTTCCTTATACAAGATTATCTTGGTTAGCTCAATTCTTTGCATCAACCTTTGATTACAAGAACGTCAAAACTCATATCTGATTATACCTtcaaatcatggtaagagcgctTAGTAACACCCCAATTATTTTATAGGTATCATTAATAGTTCCTGTAATAACAAGTATATAATGATTAACGATCGAACGGTGGTccattcaactcatatatcccgatcgaaccTACAACCACGGATTTATCGAGGGTTACATATAAATTCGATAATGATGTGATATATATTTGAGTAATCATAGTGACATCATATGTTCAACTAGCAAATCACTTTCCCCAAAAGCACATTTTTTACTATGACCATAGATTCCTTGCATTATTACCTCATCAAATCACATATGATATACACACTCTTACAAATACAGTGAATCTCCGATTATAATGCTTCAAATTCTATGTATATCAAAACTACACTCAAAATCATCAGTTGATGATCCTCGCaaagtcggtaaacaagtccaAGTGCAGCACTAATACGTAGAACCTTTATGTTGTCCCGGGTCCAATAACTAATGGTGTACATTCATAACCACGTATTTATCTAATTGATATATGACAACCATCTGGAAAGTAAGACGAAAGATTGATCAGTGACTGATCATATGGCACTCATTATGTATGATAAGAAATCTTTTATGTATTTACCAATGCAACAtgatatataacatcaaattaATCTACACTCGATCATGTAATCAATTGATTGTCGATGTGCTAAATCTGTAACCAATAGAATCACGACAAAAAATATAGCAGGCTAGCAGCCTTGGTACATAAAAAAGATCttgattttctttaaaattgtGGTAACAAAGACTAATTTACATGAACGATACAATTCAATTCTTTTAATCATGAATCAGATGTCATAGAAGCATCATACCTACACCAGTGATCTCTTCCGAGGCAATCGCTTGCGCTCACCAGAAATCAAAACCATGACCTTGGCTCCCAGGTCACCCGTAAAAACGAAAATCCATCATTGAGCTAAAAGGCCACCAAATTAAAATTAGACCTGGAAGATACGTTTCACCACCTGCAACTTGTCAAATGTCCATGTACACAAACATTTACGCTGCTTTCAGTTTTATGGTTTAGATGAGATACAATTATTAGTATCTTCAAATAAGTTTCATCATGAAGTCGAACTGCATATCAGGTGAGGTTTTTGGCTGAGGCCAAGTTGCATTTTCAGGCACTTTAATACATTTGAAGCCTAGACTTGCGTATAAACTTTTGGCTCCAAGGTTTTGTAAGTCGCAGTGTAATGCAATTGCCCGACATCCCCAACTTCTGGCTTTCACCTCTGCTTTAGCTATTAGCATTTTTGCTATTCCCTGTCTACGGTAGCTTTGTCGGACAGCAATGTTTGATATGTAAGCAATTCCTTTCCTATACACAATGGCATCATGTCTCATTCAGACTAATAATCGGATTTATCACTGACAGAAATCAAAGATTAAAGTTGGatgttattataattataatgcaTTCATTTGatacaattttattttgatCTGGTTTTACGAAAGAGTTTTGCCACTCCAAGCTGTCCTGGAAATAGTTCTTTATGGCGAACCGAACcacataaattttatatttttaatactgAAAATTCAACAATCAGTTCTAAACACatgttgattttttttgtgCTCCAACGTTTTGGAGGGGAAAAGGACTCGGCAGATGTGACTTGAAGCCCGGGCTAAGCTTACAaaagtgaattttttttaatgtttcttGAAGAAACTAAAATAATTAGTCAACTTCCACAAAAGAAAGATTTTTTTATACTTCCAATCTAAAAATAAGTACTCAAAAATGAGAACTAAAACCTACCTTCTTTGAAGAAGAGGTCCTTTTCTTGGAAGAAAATCAGCGACGGTGTCCACAGTCAAAATCCCAATCACATATCCTTTACTTTGACTATGTTTTCCGTTAAAAAATCCGGCTTTGAAATCATCACTCCCCGTGAAGAATGAATCTACACCAGAACTTCCAGCTACAGCCACCATGCAAGTTCTTTTGCAGCCATTTGGTATTGAAAATCCAAATAGCATACCTATAAGCCTGTCAATTCTCAAAACAACATCTAGAGGAAAAGAATATTCAGGGAAGAAGGAACTGCAATGTGTCTCCGCCACTTCCCAGCAGTCTTCGATCCTGGCATCGCGAATGAAGATTTCAGGAGACGTGGGGAAAATTTCAAACACTTGACTAGCCCTACAAAGACCTACGAAGAAGAGAAATCCTTTAAAACAGGaacatcataaatatttaattagttcaaaatcatttaaactctgCTCTGCCTATACAACAGAGTGCTAGCCACATACTAGTTCACTTCTTATAGTTTATGTTGTTTGTCACCATTCTAGCATTGTCTATCTTTAAGTACCAAACCTTAAATTTGCCTCCAAATCTTTTATTCTCTGCACTCACTATCATAATTCATATGGTTTCGACTATAATTTCAACGGCTACCATAAAGTTCAGTTGAAATGCAAGAGATTGAATTTTCACGCTGTAAATATCAAGTTAACAATTCTTGCTTTCAAAAGAACCACGTGACAAAATTCGGTAGGCAGGTAAATGAAACATTAAATGAAAATCATTAATAGAGCAAAAAAATCATCTGACTCGTGACACTAATTCTAATAAATACATCTAGGAATTCACACTTGGATCCAGAGATAGCTCCAACACAAAAATACACCACTCATATCAATCTCATCCAAAACCCCAGTTTCTTACAAATAGGTTCAAATGAAGTAAAAATCACATCAGTCACGGTcaaatttcttgaatttctttcgACCATCTATTTATGCTAGACTAGATGAGATGATTCACCTATGCATCGATTGTTCTAGTGGGACTTACAAGGTACTGACTATAGATCATAGCACACTGGTATCAGCATCTATTGCAATAGTGTAGATTTGTAATCATATTGGCACACGATTAAAATCATGTCAACCCAGCCTGTTTCTGGAACACGAGCACCACCATATTTGGTCACCTATTATCATGATAATTGAGTTAAATTGTAGGAATTTAATCAGACTGATACAAGATTCCAACTTCTTCTTCTTTAGCTAAGGATCGAGTTCATACCACATGGCCTACACAAAGTAGAGTTCAATTACCAACCTAAAACTTGATTtttgattaaaatcaataacagTAAACTGAATCTTATCCTTAtcacacaaacaaacaaaagCTCAAACCAGGTGCAACATAGTTTATCAAGGATGAAAAACTAACCATTTcaaatgaaataaaatgaaaactTTTAATTGCCCTACCGGGTCCGCCCCAACCTGATATTGTAGGAAAGGAAGAAGAGAAGGATGTGGGCACTCCCAAATGAGAAATCTTGGAAAATGAGTAAAAGGgacgattcagattcttgaagtTGAGACAAAGACTGAAGAGGTTATTGCCCTTTTTCACAGACAACCCTCCAAAATTAATCGTCTGCATTTCCAAAATCACGCCCCCTCTCCTCTCTCAAAATTTCCTTCAATTCTGCTCTCTCTCAGTCTCCTCCCACCACGggaagaaaaagaaaggaaatggcAACTTCTGAAACTTTCTGGGTTTAACACTCCCAACTTACCAAATTAGTTAATTATTAGTTAAGATTGTCCTTATAATtcattatataataaaatttgaatttatctttacaaaaactcaaatatatattaattttcgaAAAGTTTGTCACGatattttatcatatatatgtataaaatataaagaataggacttttgtgagacggtctcacgaatctttatttgtgagatgggtcaacataccgatattcacaataaaacgtaatattcttagcataaaaagtgatACTTTTTcacggatgacccaaataagaaatccgtctcactaaatatgacccgtgagaccgtctcacacaaatttttgtcaaatataaaatagtaaagagaatttatttttaatcataaatttaaaattattaatattttattgtaaGTTTTAGTATGTATATACAAATTGTATGTCTTTTGTTATACGTCatacaaatatatttttgtgaGAGAAAACAGCtttattcatatttaaaataaaaaatagatttttaaacataaaatataatatttttcatggattagGTCGGTGGTAGATCTACCATAGATaatctcacataaatttttgtgatatataaatattttcactaaaataaatgaaatatcGAGATatctaaaatttaaatttaccgaaattttattaaatttgaaataccaaaatttttatataatatatgaaatatttcaaaatttagaCTAAAACTAAGATCTCTaagttattttatatatatatatatataaatatatatttatattatagaAATTATGTTGTTAATTACTAgaagatatataaatatattaactaaaatttgataaatatgttatattttaaaataataatttattagtAGGTTTTAATATTCACGTGTTAGTAGCTAACATTTTGGATCTTATTTTAAGAATTGAAACTATtaatgaatttataaaaaaaataaaacaaatcaattaaaGCCCAAATTAAAGGGTGCTACTGTCAATATTTAGTATAAAAATTAGAATGAAGTGCATTTAAAGTTTTACAAATTTATattgaaaatttttttataaataaagttaaattttttaatatttacaataatatataaataaaaaaatattttagaattttaaaatggttGTAAAAATAGATcattaattataaatttattgaaacatgtttccatgatattttttatttctttattaaATTTCAGAAAAACTTCGTGTAATAAAATGACAACTGGGGATCGATGCCAAAAGATCTGTGTCGAAGACCAAACAACATACAAATATAAAACAATTTGAGGGTTTGATACATTTAAAACTCGCATTCCCCAAACTAAAAAAACAGATATATTTCTTCCATTTAGAAAAAAAGATATATAAATTAGGTCTGAatatctttaaaataaatatttttgtacTGATTTGTATAAAAACATACAAATTAAGGTGTTGTATTATATATCTACATTGGAATATACACAAGACTACAAATAACTGCTACAATTAGCGACGAAATTAGAAAAATATTGTTAATTTTAGTGACTGTTTTTCCTCAAACTATCGCAAATTCGAATTTTCTTATAGGTTTAATAAAACCGTGGGTATATTTCTGATACCGTGGTAAATATTGACGGTTTTATTAGTATCAATACTATATCGTAAATCATCGTTAATGTATATGATACATCGTAAACCGTCACTAATATTAACGACAAATTTTCTTTAATCGTCGCAAGAACATGATATTGAGAGAATAATACATTTCGCGACGATTCAAGTACAATTTTCATCGTTAATCAGcgatataatttaattttttgtttcCATACCAAATTCACAACTTGAATTCCTTGATGGATTTTTTAGACGAATTTGTTTAAAAAGCGACAATTTGTCGCAGATACCGACGCTTTTATcaaaaaataatcgtaaattgCTTATAAACCCATTCATTTTCCTGCAGCAGTTTTCAccacattttttttatatagacgagtttttgttttttgtttttgtttataaattttaattacgAGCAAATTCACTTTAAATGCACACACAAAAACTTAAGTTTGCATTCATTCTCTGTTAGAAAAATTATGTGTTTGCACTCTCTgatccaaaaaaaaatttatgcattCCCGGATGTACTCAATCATGTTTATCAAGTATAGTATTAATGACACATTTGTCTTTTCGGATGACATTAgtacaaaatattgaaaatatggtactgatatatgatattttagcATAAATTGTTTCAGATTAGATACTAATGTGTGATTTTCGAGTACTCGAACATATGTAGCAAACTTTGATATTAACACAATTATTCTAATTTTATACTCAAAATCTTATCATTTGTATCCGATATAAAAGAGTCGATACTCAAATATTATGTATCTGTaccatattttcaatgttttgtacATATTTTTATCAGTAAAAAACACACAAGCCTTTATAGTACAGAAACATTTTTTGTGTGGATCATATAATATAAACACATTTTTTATGACAGAATGCAAaattaagtttgattttgaaaattttaagcaAATTCActcttgttaaaaaaattaataaacaaaaataagaaaGTAAGACCAAATATACTCCTCATGTTAATATAATGAATTTTATTTCACCAAATAATACAgacatttgaaattaattttatttttgaataacTAATGTATAAATAAGTAACCTATTACTTTAAGATTTATAATCAAAATATATGGATTTATCCCCAAATACAAACTCATATTGcatttaaaattcatctttCAAATAATTCTTCAAATAAAATCTACTCTTCCAAATCAAATACATCGAtctaaacacaaattaataataGTTGTTCGATCTAGTGACAACTCTTGAGTTGAAAGTttatattttcctttttaatCCAATACAGGAACACAAAACCAGAATCATTACATATCCAAAAACATTAGTAATATTTTCAAACattgaaatttaaaaacttaTAATGTCCGATTCTTAGTATCACATGGATATTCTACAATTGGGACCATATCACCTTACAGTCTCTTTTCTACTCTTTTCACATAATAAAGAAGTCCCAAAAAAAGCAAATAGCTGCAAGTATTTATTTCTGTGTTGTTTCTAATATGGTCATACgaagaagaaaaacaaagaaaaatgtcctGAAATTAGATTTCTCAGAAAGATATTGCCTTATTTTCCATTGTCGTACATGATTATTTTCTAGGTAC
The sequence above is a segment of the Primulina tabacum isolate GXHZ01 chromosome 6, ASM2559414v2, whole genome shotgun sequence genome. Coding sequences within it:
- the LOC142548847 gene encoding GCN5-related N-acetyltransferase 4, chloroplastic-like isoform X2, whose amino-acid sequence is MQTINFGGLSVKKGNNLFSLCLNFKNLNRPFYSFSKISHLGVPTSFSSSFPTISGLCRASQVFEIFPTSPEIFIRDARIEDCWEVAETHCSSFFPEYSFPLDVVLRIDRLIGMLFGFSIPNGCKRTCMVAVAGSSGVDSFFTGSDDFKAGFFNGKHSQSKGYVIGILTVDTVADFLPRKGPLLQRRKGIAYISNIAVRQSYRRQGIAKMLIAKAEVKARSWGCRAIALHCDLQNLGAKSLYASLGFKCIKVPENATWPQPKTSPDMQFDFMMKLI
- the LOC142548847 gene encoding GCN5-related N-acetyltransferase 4, chloroplastic-like isoform X1, translating into MQTINFGGLSVKKGNNLFSLCLNFKNLNRPFYSFSKISHLGVPTSFSSSFPTISGWGGPGLCRASQVFEIFPTSPEIFIRDARIEDCWEVAETHCSSFFPEYSFPLDVVLRIDRLIGMLFGFSIPNGCKRTCMVAVAGSSGVDSFFTGSDDFKAGFFNGKHSQSKGYVIGILTVDTVADFLPRKGPLLQRRKGIAYISNIAVRQSYRRQGIAKMLIAKAEVKARSWGCRAIALHCDLQNLGAKSLYASLGFKCIKVPENATWPQPKTSPDMQFDFMMKLI